Proteins co-encoded in one Actinoallomurus bryophytorum genomic window:
- a CDS encoding pyridoxal phosphate-dependent decarboxylase family protein: MSRLFRSAADHAAGYRRSLPDRPVGVPIDQSALLDAFSGPLPSAPSPPEQVLADLLAAAGPGLVATAGPRYFGFVIGGALPAATAADILAAGWDQNAHNAVTSPAAIAAEAAAGAWLKDLLGIPPSASTGFVTGCQAANTVGLAAARHQVLADAGWDVERRGLLGAPPIRVIAGDERHATIDRSLRLLGLGTDVVEPVPAGPNGAIDLGSLRSLLRAGSPGPTIVALQAGNVNTGACDRLREACELIHRHGGWAHVDGAFGLWAAAGSATRHLVDGVELADSWACDGHKWLNLPYDSAFAFCARPDVHAAAMSYAAAYLVGSGGAPAGSELTVESSRRARGFAAWAGLRELGRDGVEALVDRCCALARRFADGLASAGFEVVNEVVLNQVLVAFGDDARTDEVVAAVQADGTCWAGGTTWRGRRLMRISVSNATTTEADVDRSIAAITRLAA, encoded by the coding sequence ATGAGTCGCCTGTTCCGCTCGGCCGCCGACCACGCGGCCGGATACCGGCGGTCGTTGCCGGACCGGCCGGTCGGAGTACCCATCGACCAGAGTGCGCTGCTCGACGCGTTCTCCGGCCCGTTGCCCTCCGCCCCCTCGCCACCGGAGCAGGTGCTGGCGGACCTGCTCGCCGCGGCCGGGCCCGGTCTCGTCGCCACCGCCGGCCCGCGCTACTTCGGGTTCGTCATCGGCGGCGCGTTGCCGGCGGCGACCGCGGCCGACATCCTCGCCGCCGGCTGGGACCAGAACGCGCACAACGCCGTCACGTCGCCGGCGGCCATCGCGGCCGAGGCCGCCGCGGGCGCCTGGCTGAAGGACCTGCTGGGGATCCCGCCGTCCGCGTCGACCGGTTTCGTCACCGGCTGCCAAGCGGCCAACACCGTCGGGCTCGCCGCCGCCCGGCACCAGGTGCTGGCGGACGCGGGCTGGGACGTCGAACGCCGCGGGCTGCTCGGAGCGCCGCCGATCCGGGTGATCGCCGGGGACGAGCGACACGCGACGATCGACCGGTCGCTGCGGCTGCTCGGGCTCGGGACGGACGTGGTCGAGCCGGTGCCCGCCGGGCCGAACGGCGCCATCGACCTCGGGTCGCTGCGGTCGCTGCTGCGAGCCGGCTCCCCGGGCCCCACCATCGTGGCTCTTCAGGCCGGCAACGTGAACACCGGCGCCTGTGACCGGCTACGGGAGGCGTGCGAACTCATCCACCGGCACGGTGGGTGGGCGCACGTGGACGGGGCATTCGGGCTGTGGGCCGCGGCCGGCTCCGCGACCCGGCATCTCGTGGACGGAGTCGAGCTCGCGGACTCGTGGGCCTGCGACGGTCACAAATGGCTGAACCTCCCCTACGACTCGGCCTTCGCGTTCTGCGCCCGGCCCGACGTGCACGCGGCGGCCATGTCCTACGCCGCCGCGTACCTGGTCGGCTCCGGCGGCGCCCCGGCGGGATCGGAGCTCACCGTCGAGTCCTCGCGCCGGGCCCGCGGGTTCGCCGCGTGGGCCGGACTGCGCGAACTGGGCCGCGACGGGGTCGAGGCACTGGTCGACCGCTGCTGCGCGCTGGCCCGCCGGTTCGCCGACGGCCTGGCCTCGGCCGGGTTCGAGGTGGTGAACGAGGTGGTCCTCAACCAGGTGCTGGTCGCCTTCGGCGACGACGCGCGCACCGACGAAGTGGTGGCGGCGGTGCAGGCGGACGGCACCTGCTGGGCGGGCGGTACGACCTGGCGGGGACGGCGGCTGATGCGGATCTCGGTGTCGAACGCCACCACGACCGAGGCGGACGTGGACCGGTCGATCGCCGCGATCACCCGCCTCGCCGCCTGA
- a CDS encoding DUF2510 domain-containing protein, translating to MSETPSGWYDDPYGTPGLLRWWDGGQWTEETERAQGPQPAPLYDPPVPLYGQPEPPYGQVPVQPARRNTLPWVLAGGAGLVAVVVAIVAVMFIAGDDGDGGSEPTASPSVTASASASATAQVTRSAVIGTVTDGKAGISYDRLGPPWTPADSGWLRTDMFSGGQVSVVQEPFEQYESFNATSLSGVPRAAESAGYTGPQNLSTVDRNVTARIMHENFDLAADRTPIFSGARAVDGHQAWLERFRLDFTAAKTRHWKFSADTVAIMVVDLGNRRLGELWVSIPDTFANQGDLDQVLDSVKVG from the coding sequence GTGTCTGAAACTCCTTCCGGCTGGTACGACGATCCGTACGGCACCCCCGGCCTGCTGCGCTGGTGGGACGGCGGGCAGTGGACGGAGGAGACCGAACGCGCGCAGGGCCCGCAGCCCGCACCCCTGTACGACCCGCCCGTCCCGCTCTACGGGCAGCCGGAGCCCCCGTACGGGCAGGTCCCCGTACAGCCGGCCCGTCGCAACACGCTGCCCTGGGTGCTCGCGGGTGGTGCCGGGCTGGTCGCCGTGGTGGTCGCGATCGTCGCGGTGATGTTCATCGCGGGCGACGACGGCGACGGCGGGTCCGAGCCGACGGCCTCGCCCTCGGTGACCGCGAGCGCCTCCGCCTCCGCCACGGCGCAGGTGACCCGGTCGGCCGTCATCGGCACGGTCACCGACGGCAAGGCGGGCATCTCCTACGACCGGCTGGGCCCGCCGTGGACGCCCGCCGACAGCGGCTGGCTGCGTACGGACATGTTCAGCGGAGGTCAGGTGTCGGTCGTGCAGGAGCCGTTCGAGCAGTACGAGAGCTTCAACGCGACGAGCCTGTCCGGCGTCCCGCGCGCCGCCGAGAGCGCCGGCTACACCGGCCCGCAGAACCTGTCGACGGTCGACCGGAACGTCACCGCGCGGATCATGCACGAGAACTTCGACCTCGCCGCCGACCGGACCCCGATCTTCTCCGGGGCGCGCGCCGTGGACGGGCACCAGGCGTGGCTGGAGCGGTTCCGGCTCGACTTCACCGCCGCCAAGACGCGGCACTGGAAGTTCTCGGCCGACACGGTGGCCATCATGGTCGTCGACCTCGGGAACCGGCGCCTGGGGGAGCTGTGGGTCTCGATACCCGACACCTTCGCCAACCAGGGCGACCTCGACCAGGTGCTCGACTCCGTCAAGGTCGGCTGA
- a CDS encoding SRPBCC family protein: MNDDPRTIRVDEFLPHPPAKVWRALTDSALLARWLMPNDFELEIGHTFTFHGTPQPKAGFGGIGHSEVLDFETERMLKISWCADPDDASGLDSTVTFVLESEGAGTRLFLTHDGFDPEDPYQVVGRRFMGGGWPRIVKGIDAAIRDGVQVGP, from the coding sequence GTGAATGACGACCCGCGGACGATCCGCGTCGACGAGTTCCTGCCCCACCCGCCCGCGAAAGTGTGGCGGGCGCTGACCGACTCCGCCCTGCTGGCCCGGTGGCTCATGCCGAACGACTTCGAGCTGGAGATCGGCCACACCTTCACCTTCCACGGCACACCCCAGCCGAAGGCGGGGTTCGGCGGCATCGGCCACAGCGAGGTCCTCGACTTCGAGACGGAGCGCATGCTCAAGATCAGCTGGTGCGCCGATCCGGATGACGCGAGCGGGCTCGACTCCACGGTGACCTTCGTCCTCGAGTCCGAGGGCGCCGGCACCCGCCTGTTCCTCACCCACGACGGCTTCGATCCGGAAGACCCCTACCAGGTGGTGGGGCGGCGCTTCATGGGCGGCGGCTGGCCGCGCATCGTCAAGGGCATCGACGCCGCGATCAGGGACGGCGTCCAGGTCGGACCGTGA
- a CDS encoding SRPBCC domain-containing protein, translating to MVRRLLAGILAPVIVFVAFYLWGRGHPYTVSRSVEIAAPADRVWDVLTDLRAYSRWNPEITVVDGQAVKGRTLTLRVHSDRGVSTIRPTVRAAEPGRELRWANDFHEIGGLADGEQRFTIEPAGQGRVRFTQAETFRGIAVPFMHGTMDADCSRFDAMNAALKKRAESGK from the coding sequence ATGGTGAGGCGGCTGCTTGCAGGGATCCTCGCGCCCGTCATCGTGTTCGTCGCCTTCTACCTGTGGGGGCGCGGCCACCCGTACACCGTCAGCCGGTCCGTCGAGATCGCCGCACCCGCCGACCGGGTCTGGGACGTCCTGACCGACCTGCGCGCCTATTCCCGCTGGAATCCCGAGATCACCGTCGTCGACGGCCAGGCGGTCAAGGGCCGGACCCTGACCCTGCGCGTCCACTCCGACCGCGGCGTCTCCACGATCCGCCCGACCGTACGGGCCGCCGAACCCGGGCGTGAGCTGCGCTGGGCGAACGACTTTCACGAGATCGGCGGCCTGGCCGACGGCGAGCAGCGGTTCACGATCGAGCCGGCCGGTCAGGGCAGGGTGAGGTTCACCCAGGCCGAGACCTTCCGTGGCATCGCGGTGCCGTTCATGCACGGCACCATGGACGCGGACTGCTCGCGTTTCGACGCGATGAACGCCGCGCTGAAGAAGCGCGCCGAGTCAGGCAAGTGA
- a CDS encoding alpha/beta fold hydrolase yields the protein MATFVLVPGFWLGAWVWDAVGRELRAGGHEVHPVTLTGLGDRAHLATPEVDLDTHAADVVNAIEYAGLEEVILVGHSGGGLPVALAADRIPTRLSRVVYLDSAPLPDGMAQFDVNPPEAQEEIEKRVATEGDGWRLPPPAFTGEDPVNQAGLSEADLALLRERGVPQPFATARQPLRRDHHTSVPETLVTCIFPEPQVRQMIADRHPMFAGFDGPPQVVSLPTGHYPMLSRPADTARMLGSLA from the coding sequence ATGGCGACATTCGTACTGGTCCCGGGGTTCTGGCTCGGCGCCTGGGTGTGGGACGCGGTCGGGCGGGAGCTGCGGGCGGGCGGCCATGAGGTGCATCCGGTGACGCTGACCGGGCTCGGCGACCGGGCGCACCTGGCAACGCCCGAGGTGGACCTGGACACCCACGCCGCCGACGTGGTCAACGCGATCGAGTACGCGGGGCTGGAGGAGGTGATCCTCGTCGGGCACAGCGGCGGCGGCCTGCCGGTCGCGCTGGCCGCCGACCGGATTCCCACGCGGCTGTCGCGCGTGGTCTACCTTGACTCGGCGCCGCTGCCGGACGGGATGGCCCAGTTCGACGTCAATCCGCCCGAGGCGCAGGAGGAGATCGAAAAGCGGGTGGCAACCGAGGGTGACGGCTGGCGGCTGCCTCCCCCGGCCTTCACCGGAGAGGACCCGGTCAACCAGGCCGGGCTGAGCGAGGCCGATCTTGCGCTGCTGCGCGAGCGCGGCGTGCCGCAGCCGTTCGCCACGGCCCGGCAGCCGCTGCGGCGCGACCACCACACGTCGGTGCCCGAGACGCTGGTGACCTGCATCTTCCCCGAGCCGCAGGTACGGCAGATGATCGCGGACCGGCACCCGATGTTCGCGGGGTTCGACGGACCGCCGCAGGTGGTGTCGTTGCCGACGGGGCACTATCCGATGCTGTCGCGGCCCGCCGATACGGCGCGGATGCTCGGGTCACTTGCCTGA
- a CDS encoding helix-turn-helix transcriptional regulator produces MSHPTTRVLAMLELLQTRRELTGPELADRLGVDERTVRRYALRLAELGIPVEARRGRYGGYRLLPGYKLPPLMFTDDEAVAVVLGLLVGQRLGIATDGALDKIRRVLPAQLRDRVAALHETLGFTLMPREGAMPDASVLLVLAAAARDRHRVRLTYRSWKGEDSERELDTYGLVFHSGRWYASGFDHRRGQVRTFRVDRVTSAVPLEATYADPGGFDAVARVTESLASVPYAHEVEVVLETPLADARRRIPPTVGTLSETEGGVLLRTRAERLDGMAQLLAGLGCPFVIRTPEELRGAVRALAEHLVEYSAGP; encoded by the coding sequence ATGTCGCATCCGACCACGCGCGTGCTGGCCATGCTGGAACTGCTCCAGACACGCCGTGAGCTGACCGGCCCTGAACTCGCCGACCGCCTCGGCGTGGACGAGCGCACCGTACGCCGGTACGCCCTGCGCCTGGCCGAGCTGGGCATCCCGGTGGAGGCACGGCGCGGACGCTACGGCGGCTACCGGCTGCTGCCCGGGTACAAGCTGCCGCCGCTGATGTTCACCGACGACGAGGCGGTGGCGGTCGTGCTGGGCCTGCTGGTCGGGCAGCGACTCGGGATCGCGACGGACGGCGCCCTGGACAAGATCCGCCGCGTGCTGCCCGCGCAACTGCGGGACCGCGTCGCCGCGCTGCACGAGACCCTCGGGTTCACCCTGATGCCGCGTGAGGGGGCGATGCCGGACGCCTCGGTGCTGCTGGTGCTGGCCGCCGCGGCGCGCGACCGCCATCGCGTACGCCTCACGTACCGCTCGTGGAAGGGCGAGGACAGCGAACGCGAACTGGACACCTACGGCCTGGTGTTCCACTCCGGCCGCTGGTACGCCTCGGGGTTCGACCACCGGCGCGGGCAGGTGCGCACGTTCCGGGTGGACCGGGTCACGTCGGCGGTGCCGCTAGAGGCCACCTACGCGGACCCGGGCGGGTTCGACGCCGTCGCGCGGGTGACGGAGTCGCTGGCGTCGGTGCCGTACGCGCATGAGGTCGAGGTCGTGCTGGAAACGCCCCTAGCCGATGCGCGCCGCCGGATCCCGCCGACCGTGGGCACGCTCAGCGAGACCGAGGGCGGCGTCCTGCTGCGGACCCGCGCCGAACGCCTGGACGGCATGGCGCAGCTGCTGGCCGGGCTTGGGTGCCCGTTCGTCATCCGGACGCCGGAGGAGCTGCGCGGGGCCGTACGGGCGCTGGCCGAGCACCTCGTTGAGTACTCGGCCGGGCCTTAG
- a CDS encoding SDR family NAD(P)-dependent oxidoreductase: protein MTGFLEKTFGLTGRVAMVTGGSSGIGRGIAGALAGAGASVVLIARREAALRETVADLESGGGRAAYVVADLGERTQVARAGDEAERAFGEPDILVNCAGINLRPPMDELDEPAWDHTMAVNLDAPFLLGQRFGPGMAGRGHGRIINVASQQSFRAFGNSGAYGASKGGLVALTRSQAEAWSARGVCCNTLVPGFVITPLVTHIPPERHAAMAARTLIGRNGEPNDFAGAAVFLASTASAYVTGQSIFVDGGFSVH, encoded by the coding sequence GTGACGGGGTTCCTCGAGAAGACGTTCGGGCTTACGGGCCGGGTGGCCATGGTGACCGGCGGAAGTTCCGGCATCGGGCGCGGCATCGCGGGTGCGCTGGCGGGGGCGGGAGCGAGCGTCGTGCTCATCGCCCGGCGCGAGGCCGCCCTGCGAGAGACGGTCGCCGACCTGGAGTCCGGCGGCGGCCGTGCCGCCTACGTCGTAGCCGACCTGGGCGAGCGTACACAGGTGGCACGGGCCGGCGACGAGGCGGAACGGGCGTTCGGCGAACCGGACATCCTGGTGAACTGCGCAGGTATCAACCTGCGGCCGCCCATGGACGAGCTGGACGAGCCCGCCTGGGACCACACCATGGCGGTCAACCTGGACGCACCGTTCCTGCTCGGCCAGCGGTTCGGGCCGGGCATGGCAGGTCGCGGGCACGGCCGCATCATCAACGTCGCCTCCCAGCAGTCGTTCCGCGCGTTCGGCAACAGCGGCGCGTACGGCGCCTCCAAGGGCGGACTGGTCGCCCTGACGCGCTCACAGGCCGAGGCCTGGTCCGCACGCGGCGTGTGCTGCAACACGCTGGTACCCGGCTTCGTGATCACCCCCTTGGTCACCCACATCCCCCCAGAACGCCACGCCGCGATGGCGGCCCGCACCCTGATCGGCCGCAACGGCGAACCGAACGACTTCGCCGGCGCCGCCGTCTTCCTCGCCAGCACCGCCTCGGCCTACGTCACCGGCCAATCGATCTTCGTCGACGGCGGCTTCTCCGTGCACTAG
- a CDS encoding DUF397 domain-containing protein, translated as MSALDLSPDQWRKSSRSGDTGGDCVEVATLTVDVRPG; from the coding sequence ATGAGCGCCCTCGACCTGTCGCCTGACCAGTGGCGTAAGAGCAGCCGCAGCGGCGACACCGGTGGGGATTGTGTCGAGGTCGCCACGCTTACCGTGGACGTCCGGCCTGGCTAG
- a CDS encoding helix-turn-helix domain-containing protein, translated as MVAQRDPYDLPAVRAFAAELAAWRCDAGSSKIELAETLGYTPQLISQFEASKNIPSKKFAEDADTHFETNGVFVRLWKLINETRHLAALPPGFNDFVAREAAASTMHVFEPNVIKGIFQTREYAYEVMRAGRGLEEIEQLVNKRMDRQEILNRPEPPRIVAIFDEVAIRRTIGDHQVMRGQIHRLTEVAELPNVTMQIVPSGKGAYPGLMGAFTILGFDDGPEAVYAEGHVGGQITADRAIVREYKLRYDLIRGAAVSADESLKLLHVTLESL; from the coding sequence ATGGTGGCACAGCGCGACCCGTACGATCTGCCCGCGGTCCGGGCGTTCGCCGCCGAGTTAGCCGCCTGGCGGTGCGACGCGGGCTCCTCCAAGATCGAACTCGCCGAGACGCTGGGATACACCCCGCAGCTCATCAGCCAGTTCGAGGCGAGCAAGAACATCCCGTCGAAGAAGTTCGCCGAGGACGCCGACACCCACTTCGAGACCAACGGCGTGTTCGTACGCCTCTGGAAACTGATCAACGAGACGCGTCACCTCGCCGCACTGCCACCGGGCTTCAACGATTTCGTCGCGCGTGAAGCCGCGGCGTCCACGATGCATGTCTTCGAACCCAACGTGATCAAAGGAATCTTCCAGACCCGCGAGTACGCCTACGAGGTAATGAGGGCGGGCCGCGGTCTCGAGGAGATCGAACAGCTCGTCAACAAGCGCATGGACCGCCAGGAGATCCTCAATCGGCCGGAGCCACCGCGCATCGTCGCCATCTTTGATGAGGTGGCCATCCGGCGGACGATCGGCGACCACCAGGTCATGCGCGGGCAGATCCATCGCCTCACCGAGGTGGCGGAACTGCCCAACGTGACAATGCAGATCGTTCCGAGTGGCAAGGGCGCCTATCCCGGGCTGATGGGAGCGTTCACCATTCTGGGATTCGATGACGGTCCGGAGGCGGTATACGCGGAAGGGCACGTGGGCGGCCAGATCACGGCCGATCGTGCCATCGTCCGGGAATACAAGCTGCGCTACGATTTGATCAGGGGAGCAGCGGTCTCCGCAGATGAATCCCTAAAATTACTCCACGTGACTTTGGAGAGTCTATGA
- a CDS encoding RNA polymerase sigma factor has translation MTGADTARQASGHDIHEQDAALIRRSWHDPEAFAGLFDRYVEQIHHYVARRLGTDAADDIVAETFLAAFRRRHSYDTERAMARPWLYGIATNLVARHRRSEQRYLRVLHRTGMDPLPEPMADAVAARVTAQMDERRMAKALGRLSPDDRDVLLMAAWGGLSYEEMAQALEVPIGTIRSRLHRARKKMQAALGADPTTRIQEV, from the coding sequence GTGACGGGCGCGGACACCGCACGGCAGGCGTCCGGCCATGACATCCACGAACAAGACGCCGCCCTGATCCGACGTTCGTGGCACGACCCGGAGGCTTTCGCCGGATTGTTCGACCGCTACGTGGAGCAGATTCACCACTACGTCGCCCGGCGGCTGGGCACCGATGCCGCCGACGACATCGTGGCGGAGACCTTCCTCGCCGCGTTTCGGCGGCGGCATTCCTACGACACCGAACGGGCCATGGCCCGCCCCTGGCTCTACGGCATCGCCACCAACCTGGTCGCCAGGCACCGGCGCAGCGAACAGCGGTACCTGCGCGTCTTGCACCGTACGGGCATGGATCCCCTACCCGAGCCCATGGCGGACGCCGTGGCCGCCCGGGTGACCGCCCAGATGGATGAACGGCGGATGGCCAAGGCGCTCGGGCGACTGTCACCGGACGACCGGGACGTCCTGCTGATGGCGGCCTGGGGCGGACTCAGTTACGAGGAGATGGCGCAGGCCCTTGAAGTGCCGATCGGCACCATACGGTCCCGGCTGCACCGGGCGCGCAAGAAGATGCAGGCGGCGCTCGGGGCCGACCCGACGACGCGGATTCAGGAGGTGTGA
- a CDS encoding CU044_5270 family protein, which translates to MRSDIPPITSEAERTARAALMREIHGPVRSARRSVRPWWSRRSAVAAMVTVAVVSGLAVVPSVLPSGGPRVIAPAANAQELAERAAQAIEKQPPPYPRKDQWLYIKSLDWSDGDRTGKPTVNQYWFRGDGALEAMPPKDSGFIGTFKRDKTLWPPVLDHAEVAALPGDPDRLLAWINTKVDAHETVIDQMEARYLRRNPGGKFFANLPMRTRLDQTMSLIRALFANYPLPPRVSAGLFRVFPKIGGVGFQRGVLDAAGRRGDAFTSLSGDGKFREQIIVDSRTYHYLGSAFTDAKTGRPVNRDALLKTAVVDKPWQQPSSGG; encoded by the coding sequence ATGCGCTCGGACATTCCGCCAATCACATCGGAGGCGGAACGCACCGCGCGGGCCGCATTGATGCGAGAGATCCACGGACCGGTACGTTCGGCGCGGCGGTCCGTACGGCCTTGGTGGAGCCGCCGATCGGCGGTGGCGGCCATGGTGACCGTGGCGGTCGTGTCCGGTCTCGCCGTGGTGCCGTCGGTTCTGCCATCCGGCGGGCCCCGCGTCATCGCGCCGGCGGCGAACGCCCAGGAACTGGCCGAGCGCGCCGCCCAGGCCATCGAGAAGCAGCCGCCCCCCTACCCCCGCAAAGACCAGTGGCTGTACATCAAGTCCCTGGACTGGAGCGACGGAGACCGTACGGGGAAGCCGACGGTGAACCAGTACTGGTTCCGCGGCGACGGCGCCCTGGAGGCCATGCCGCCGAAGGACAGCGGCTTCATCGGCACCTTCAAGAGGGACAAGACCCTGTGGCCACCGGTGCTGGACCACGCAGAGGTCGCCGCACTGCCCGGTGACCCGGATCGCCTGCTCGCCTGGATCAACACGAAGGTAGACGCCCATGAGACTGTGATCGACCAAATGGAAGCTAGATACCTGCGCCGCAATCCAGGCGGCAAGTTCTTTGCCAACCTTCCAATGCGGACCCGGCTGGACCAGACAATGAGTCTGATACGCGCACTGTTCGCCAATTACCCCCTGCCGCCAAGGGTGAGCGCGGGCCTTTTCCGGGTTTTCCCGAAGATCGGCGGTGTGGGCTTCCAGCGTGGCGTACTCGACGCGGCGGGACGGCGCGGTGACGCTTTCACGTCCCTTTCGGGCGACGGCAAGTTTCGCGAACAGATCATCGTCGACTCCCGCACCTACCACTACCTCGGATCGGCCTTTACCGACGCGAAGACGGGAAGGCCAGTAAATCGCGACGCCCTGCTGAAGACGGCCGTCGTGGACAAACCGTGGCAGCAGCCTTCTTCAGGCGGATAA
- a CDS encoding VanZ family protein produces the protein MIIKGWHSVSGTFTGVVVITVAALPLAALVVWALAGRRRVTGTAPAWAWRMSLAEVGIVYGTVPWVWMIMSPGGRAGTARVSLVPLRDLSHVLAAGPGTATGQVVGNLLVFAALGFFAPLRFASLASVPRILTLAAGCSVSVEVAQYVLRLDRVSSVDDVLLNAAGAGLAALASRRWWPATAGTSPDRPPPAPVPGSATPLTEPEPYGSCR, from the coding sequence GTGATCATCAAGGGGTGGCACAGCGTGTCCGGGACGTTCACCGGCGTGGTGGTCATCACGGTGGCCGCGCTCCCGTTGGCCGCGCTGGTGGTGTGGGCTCTGGCAGGCCGTCGACGCGTCACCGGCACCGCGCCGGCTTGGGCGTGGCGGATGTCGCTGGCCGAGGTCGGCATCGTCTACGGGACGGTGCCGTGGGTATGGATGATCATGTCGCCGGGCGGCCGGGCCGGCACCGCCCGGGTGAGCCTGGTACCGCTGCGGGACCTGTCCCACGTGCTCGCGGCCGGGCCGGGGACCGCGACGGGCCAGGTCGTCGGCAACCTGCTGGTGTTCGCGGCACTGGGGTTCTTCGCCCCGCTGCGGTTCGCCTCGCTGGCGTCGGTACCCCGGATTCTGACCCTCGCGGCGGGCTGCTCGGTCTCGGTCGAGGTCGCGCAGTACGTCCTGCGGCTGGACCGCGTGTCCTCCGTGGACGACGTACTGCTCAACGCCGCCGGCGCCGGGCTGGCCGCGCTGGCGTCACGCCGCTGGTGGCCCGCCACGGCCGGCACGTCGCCGGACCGACCTCCGCCGGCCCCGGTACCCGGCTCCGCCACCCCGCTCACGGAACCGGAGCCGTACGGGTCATGTCGATAG
- a CDS encoding MerR family transcriptional regulator, translating into MLEVNPGPASGPARSGPQEGLSIGEAARRTGVSVHTLRYYERAGLVVTPIDRTAGGRRRYHRLDLDWILVCTRLRATGMPIKTIRRYARLVSAGRGNEKERLALMEAHRADVMAKLAEIQENLELIDHKIDVYRGRLAAGDADRLWAPSRLPDAR; encoded by the coding sequence ATGCTCGAGGTCAACCCGGGACCCGCATCCGGACCCGCACGCTCCGGCCCGCAGGAGGGCCTGAGCATCGGCGAGGCAGCTCGCCGCACCGGCGTCAGCGTGCACACCCTGCGCTACTACGAACGCGCCGGGCTGGTCGTCACCCCCATCGACCGCACCGCCGGCGGCCGGCGCCGCTACCACCGGCTCGACCTCGACTGGATCCTCGTCTGCACCCGGCTGCGCGCCACCGGCATGCCCATCAAGACCATCCGCCGCTACGCGCGGCTCGTGTCAGCAGGGCGCGGCAACGAGAAAGAACGCCTCGCCCTCATGGAAGCCCACCGCGCCGACGTGATGGCCAAGCTCGCCGAGATACAGGAGAACCTCGAGCTCATCGACCACAAGATCGACGTCTACCGAGGCCGGCTCGCCGCGGGCGACGCCGACCGGCTGTGGGCACCCAGCCGCCTGCCGGATGCCCGCTGA
- a CDS encoding SDR family NAD(P)-dependent oxidoreductase, protein MSSSTSTPGSELNGIRVLVTGATSGLGATMTAALAEAGARVMVTGRDQARAEQAAEELGPPVIPCRLDVRDERSVAACVARAHDAWGGIDMLVNNAGIGMRTVNPRFLSEPQPFWEVTPAGFRDVVETKVVGCFLMARAVVPPMLRQGGGRIVNISMNERTMVRGGFVPYGPSGAGVEALSRVMAADLAGGPVTVNILLPGGGTRTGMVPDDAPAEVRARLLDPAVMAPPIVWLASDQAAGVHDRRIVANEFDPATP, encoded by the coding sequence ATGTCCAGCTCTACATCAACACCCGGGAGCGAGCTGAACGGGATCCGCGTCCTGGTGACCGGCGCCACCAGCGGTCTGGGCGCGACGATGACGGCCGCGCTCGCCGAGGCCGGCGCACGGGTGATGGTCACCGGCCGCGACCAGGCACGGGCCGAACAGGCGGCCGAGGAGCTCGGCCCGCCGGTGATCCCGTGCCGCCTCGACGTGCGTGACGAGCGCTCGGTCGCCGCCTGTGTCGCCCGGGCTCACGACGCGTGGGGCGGCATCGACATGCTCGTCAACAACGCGGGCATCGGCATGCGTACGGTCAACCCCCGTTTCCTGTCGGAGCCGCAGCCGTTCTGGGAGGTGACGCCGGCCGGCTTCCGTGACGTCGTGGAGACCAAGGTCGTCGGCTGTTTCCTCATGGCCCGCGCGGTGGTGCCGCCGATGCTCCGCCAGGGCGGGGGGCGGATCGTCAACATCTCGATGAACGAGCGGACGATGGTCCGCGGTGGCTTCGTGCCGTACGGGCCGTCGGGCGCCGGCGTCGAGGCGTTGTCGCGGGTGATGGCGGCGGATCTGGCCGGCGGCCCGGTGACCGTCAACATCCTGCTCCCCGGCGGGGGCACCCGGACCGGGATGGTCCCCGATGACGCTCCCGCCGAGGTCCGGGCGCGGCTGCTGGACCCGGCCGTGATGGCCCCGCCGATCGTGTGGCTCGCCTCGGACCAGGCGGCCGGCGTACATGACCGGCGCATCGTGGCGAACGAGTTCGACCCGGCCACGCCATGA